A part of Aspergillus flavus chromosome 5, complete sequence genomic DNA contains:
- a CDS encoding putative coenzyme A transferase translates to MVTLRVSALPLLRRALPVARPWFQLKTYYRTSVPPLLRMSAGKTTRYSTVTAKQPARMPTIDRAASKLFRNADEAVADLESGSTILSSGFGLCGVAETIISAIHRRGPEDLHSLTAVSNNAGAPGKGGLSTLTQAGQVNRLILSYLGNNKALEKKYLTGDIAIELCPQGTLAERLRAGGAGIPAFFTPTGAHTFLQDGQIPVRLDESGRVLEHGEPRETRIFNGKTYLMENALTGDVAILRAWKVDEAGNCVFRYTTKAFSPLVAKAATLTIVEAENIVPVGSIDPNDVDLPGIFVDRIVPATAPKSIEIKKLRSADDASNLQPTKDAAMAQRNRIAKRAAKELRQGYYVNLGIGIPTLAPSFLPEGVKVWVQSENGLLGMGSYPTEDEVDPDIINAGKETVTLVPGAATFDSSESFGMIRGGHVDVSILGALQVSAKGDLANYMIPGKVFKGMGGAMDLISNPDQTKIVVATSHTSKDGSPKIVSECELPLTGANCVSTIITDLCVFQVDREKGELLLTELAPGVEVEEVQSKTGANFTVAKQLELME, encoded by the exons atGGTGACATTGCGGGTCTCAGCGTTGCCCTTGTTGCGGAGAGCGCTTCCCGTCGCTCGGCCATGGTTTCAATTAAAGACATACTACAGAACAAGTGTGCCACCGTTACTTCGGATGAGTGCCGGGAAAACCACTCGATACTCAACAGTTACGGCAAAGCAACCGGCGCGAATGCCGACAATCGACCGTGCTGCATCGAAACTTTTCAGGAATGCGGATGAGGCTGTAGCTGACCTTGAAAGCGGATCTACCATCCTTAGCTCGGGATTTGGTCTTTGTGGTGTTGCAG AAACCATTATATCTGCTATTCATCGCCGTGGGCCTGAGGACCTACATTCCCTGACCGCGGTTTCGAACAATGCTGGTGCACCAGGGAAAGGAGGCCTTTCTACGCTAACTCAAGCTGGCCAGGTAAATCGATTGATATTGTCTTATCTTGGAAACAACAAagctttggagaagaaatacTTGACGGGGGATATTGCTATCGAGCTGTGCCCCCAGGGAACGTTGGCAGAGCGACTACGTGCGGGGGGCGCCGGAATTCCTGCGTTTTTCACCCCTACAGGAGCTC ATACATTCCTTCAGGACGGACAGATTCCGGTCCGTCTAGATGAGTCCGGTAGAGTTCTGGAGCATGGCGAGCCACGTGAGACGAGGATCTTCAACGGGAAGACTTATTTAATGGAAAATGCTCTCACTGGTGACGTTGCTATCCTTCGAGCATGGAAGGTAGACGAGGCTGGAAATTGTGTTTTCCG TTACACCACCAAGGCGTTTAGCCCTCTCGTGGCAAAAGCAGCCACTCTTACAATTGTCGAGGCAGAAAACATTGTCCCTGTTGGCTCAATAGACCCCAATGATGTGGACTTGCCGGGAATATTTGTGGATAGGATTGTTCCTGCCACAGCCCCGAAGTCCATTGAAATCAAAAAGCTGCGGTCCGCTGACGACGCAAGTAATTTGCAACCGACCAAGGACGCTGCCATGGCGCAAAGGAACCGAATTGCTAAGCGGGCAGCAAAAGAGCTCAGGCAGGGATATTACGTCAACTTAGGC ATAGGGATTCCTACTCTCGCTCCGTCATTTTTGCCAGAAGGTGTCAAGGTCTGGGTACAGTCCGAGAATGGGCTTCTGGGCATG GGTTCATATCCCAcagaagatgaagttgatcC AGACATCATAAATGCCGGGAAAGAAACAGTCACTCTGGTTCCCGGCGCTGCAACCTTTGATAGTAGCGAGTCATTTGGGATGATTCGGGGCGGGCATGTAGATGTTTCCATCTTAGGG GCTCTGCAAGTCAGCGCAAAGGGCGACTTAGCGAATTATATGATTCCCGGGAAGGTCTTCAAGGGTATGGGGGGAGCCATGGATCTGATCTCTAACCCTGACCAAACGAAGATCGTGGTAGCCACTAGCCATACGTCCAAGGATGGATCCCCGAAAATCGTATCAGAGTGCGAGCTGCCTTTGACAGGTGCGAACTGCGTGAGCACAATTATAACGGATTTG TGCGTTTTCCAGGTCGATCGGGAGAAGGGAGAATTATTGTTGACGGAGCTTGCTCCCGGTGtcgaggttgaggaggtcCAGAGCAAGACGGGCGCGAACTTCACCGTGGCAAAGCAACTGGAGCTCATGGAGTGA
- a CDS encoding major facilitator superfamily domain-containing protein, with protein sequence MESIKQSTELVEDETPTLFTGAVSGDTAQEMLVRSILFKLDTRILPILAMLFLCSFLDRTNVGNAKILGLEDDLNITGRQYDIGLAVFYLTYICSELPSNLIMKKASPKIWLPWLSIVWGVITMCLGFVRNFAGFVAVRAILGVAEGGLLPGMVLYLSFFYRRGDLALRIGLFYTAASLSGAFGGLLARGLAEIGPRGGLEGWRWILIIEGLLTFLCGCLSYVGLPNNLETATFLTPEERSFAQERIMLDNPSAPQSPSGDELETLRWSEVRRGLLDPQMWFSAAAYFAILSGLYSFGLFLPTIIDESGFATDPNAVQLWTVVPYAVAAALTVFVAFISDRLKLRGPIMLFTLPIAIAGYGAIANIQSAKVKYGMTFLMATGMYSSVPCILVWNTNNSAGHYKRATTSAMQLTIANCGGFVASKLA encoded by the exons ATGGAGTCCATCAAGCAAAGCACAGAGTTGGTTGAAGATGAGACACCCACGTTATTTACGGGAGCAGTTTCTGGCGATACTGCCCAGGAGATGTTGGTCCGGAGTATTCTATTCAAATTGGATACAAG GATCCTCCCAATCTTAGCCATGCTCTTCCTATGTTCCTTCTTGGATCGTACCAATGTCGGTAATGCGAAGATCCTCGGCCTCGAGGACGACCTCAACATCACTGGTCGTCAATATGATATTGGCTTGGCAGTCTTCTATCTGACCTACATATGCAG CGAACTCCCGAGTAACCTCATCATGAAGAAGGCATCACCGAAAATTTGGCTGCCATGGCTCAGTATAGTTTGGGGTGTTATTACTATGTGCCTCGGCTTTGTTCGCAACTTTGCGGGGTTTGTGGCTGTCCGTGCTATTTTGGGTGTTGCGGAGGGAGGATTGCTTCCTGGGATG GTACTGTATCTATCGTTCTTCTACCGAAGAGGGGACCTAGCCTTACGCATTGGGTTGTTTTACACCGCTGCGTCATTGTCTGGTGCTTTTGGAG GACTCTTAGCTCGTGGGCTGGCTGAAATTGGCCCTCGGGGCGGACTGGAGGGCTGGCGTTGGATTTTGATTATCGAGGGGCTGCTG ACATTCTTATGCGGCTGCCTCAGTTATGTTGGCCTCCCAAATAATTTAGAAACAGCGACGTTTTTGACCCCCGAAGAGCGGTCGTTTGCACAGGAAAGGATAATGCTTGATAATCCATCCGCACCTCAGTC TCCCTCGGGGGATGAATTGGAGACCTTAAGATGGTCTGAAGTGCGAAGGGGACTGCTAGACCCCCAGATGTGGTTTTCTGCAGCGGCGTATTTTGCCATATTGTCCGGATTGTACTCGTTCGGGTTGTTT CTGCCTACTATTATTGACGAAAGTGGGTTTGCAACTGACCCAAACGCCGTGCAGTTGTGGACGGTGGTTCCATATGCCGTCGCGGCTGCCTTAACGG TATTCGTGGCTTTTATTTCGGATCGCTTGAAGCTGCGAGGCCCTATTATGCTTTTCACTCTGCCTATTGCAATTGCGGGGTACGGAGCGATTGCCAATATCCAGTCTGCAAAAGTCAAGTATGGAATGACCTTCCTGATGGCTACCGGGATGTATAGTAGCGTCCCATGTATTCTGGTATGGAATACGAATAACTCAGCGGGACACTATAAGCGTGCCACAACGTCAGCGATGCAGCTGACTATCGCTAACTGCGGTGGTTTCGTGGCTAGTAAGTTGGCCTAG
- a CDS encoding major facilitator superfamily domain-containing protein — MSEESSQTRVRLPTKILSELGLLSLWKSSLDVKLLCAQRFVRLFAYGGSTLILASYLSSLGISDARIGLFMTLTLVGDVVISFFLTLFADTMGRKAVLLLGSVLMVGSGVIFALFDNFWILLAAAVLGVISPSGNEIGPFRAVEESTLAHLTPHELLSDIFAWYSLIGTAGTALGMMACGWAINLLQVNRGWQFIAACQMIFFAYAAIGALKFILAAILSPHVEAEKQKPVERQGQQGGNGETQPLLGGGEQPPKKTGFFSFLGDRDLVALVVRLSILFALDSFASGLASMSWMTYFFKRKFSLPEGELGSIFFTTSIIAAASMLVASSIAKRIGNVKTMVFTHLPSAICLALIPVPNILPLALTFLVLRACSQNMDVAPRSAFLAAALPSDKRTAIMGAINVVKTSSQSLGPLITGVLSNHGLFGLSFTIAGILKAIYDIGMLLSFAGTEPVRRQRSGQDDASA; from the exons ATGTCCGAAGAATCTTCCCAGACTCGGGTTCGACTTCCCACGAAAATCCTGAGCGAATTGGGACTGCTCTCCCTCTGGAAATCCTCTCTAGATGTGAAATTGCTTTGCGCCCAGCGATTTGTTCGGTTGTTTGCTTATGGTGGCTCAACCCTCATTTTGGCCTCCTATCTGTCCTCATTGGGCATTTCCGATGCCCGTATTGGCCTCTTTATGACCTTAACTCTGGTTGGTGATGTGGTCATTAGCTTCTTCCTGACCCTTTTTGCCGATACAATGGGCCGCAAAGCTGTTCTCCTACTAGGCTCGGTTTTGATGGTAGGTAGTGGTGTCATTTTCGCCTTATTCGACAACTTCTGGATTCTCCTGGCGGCGGCAGTTCTCGGAGTGATCAGTCCAAG TGGAAATGAAATTGGACCCTTCCGAGCTGTTGAAGAGTCTACGCTGGCTCACCTCACACCGCATGAATTGCTGAGCGATATATTCGCCTGGTATTCTCTCATTGGCACCGCAGGCACGGCCCTGGGCATGATGGCCTGTGGGTGGGCCATCAATCTACTGCAAGTGAATCGGGGATGGCAATTTATCGCTGCTTGTCAGATGATCTTTTTTGCGTACGCAGCTATTGGTGCTCTCAAATTCATTCTTGCTGCTATTTTGAGTCCGCACGTGGAGgcagagaaacaaaagcctGTTGAACGGCAGGGTCAGCAAGGCGGTAACGGTGAGACCCAGCCTCTCCTGGGTGGCGGCGAGCAGCCTCCAAAGAAGACtggcttcttctctttcctaGGTGACAGAGACCTTGTGGCGTTGGTCGTCAGACTCTCCATTCTCTTTGCTCTCGACTCATTCGCGTCGGGCTTGGcatctat GTCGTGGATGACTTATTTCTTCAAACGCAAATTCTCCCTGCCGGAGGGTGAACTCGGTTCCATCTTCTTTACGACAAGCATCATCGCCGCTGCGTCCATGTTGGTAGCCTCTTCCATTGCCAAGCGCATTGGCAATGTCAAG ACGATGGTCTTCActcatcttccttctgccATTTGTCTGGCTCTTATTCCGGTTCCGAATATATTACCTCTAGCCCTGACCTTTTTGGTGCTCCGAGCCTGTTCCCAGAACATGGATGTGGCACCGCGCTCGGCTTTCCTCGCTGCAGCGCTTCCCTCGGACAAACGCACCGCCATCATGGGTGCCATCAATGTGGTTAAGACCAGCAGTCAGAGTCTAGGTCCACTCATCACCGGGGTACTATCGAATCATGGTCTATttggtctttcttttacCATTGCGGGTATTTTGAAGGCCATCTATGATATCGGCATGCTACTCAGTTTCGCTGGAACGGAGCCCGTCCGTCGCCAGAGATCTGGCCAGGACGACGCAAGTGCATGA
- a CDS encoding fungal chitosanase of glycosyl hydrolase group 75-domain-containing protein: MASKSASSLMTLYLTLASSCLGKTADMSAFNNPSHGPPASDFAAADSLPTSVLRAAAAAASVVPKDATYPFSLGNSETSTIHSDWVSFKEGAALSWVADMDVDCDGVNHKCEGNRDGQSQTNWGTLSAYAVPYIVIPDRFLAANKDILPGNNLAAVICNGKMYYGILGDSNGDDPQITGEASWLMARTCFPKEDLQGNNAHSSKDVTCKCSCWLNVLGKELLTNRKDILFTGKDAVLPDNAMDKTYITDFDTLRSMGDKLVRALASNMDKSASSESPATSLWAGRGGTYCSKIEL; encoded by the exons ATGGCGTCGAAGAGCGCCTCGAGTCTCATGACTCTCTATCTTACACTCGCTAGCTCCTGCCTGGGTAAGACAGCCGATATGTCGGCTTTTAATAACCCCAGCCATGGGCCACCGGCCTCAGATTTTGCGGCAGCAGACTCGCTGCCGACCTCAGTCCTTCGGgcagcagctgcagcagctAGCGTAGTTCCGAAGGACGCAACATATCCCTTTAGCCTGGGTAATTCCGAAACGTCCACCATACACAGCGACTGGGTCTCCTTTAAAGAG GGCGCTGCTCTTTCATGGGTGGCTGATATGGATGTGGATTGCGATGGAGTAAACCATAAATGCGAG GGAAATCGAGATGGCCAATCGCAGACAAACTGGGGGACTCTGTCTGCATATGCAGTGCCTTATATTGTGATTCCCGATAGGTTTCTGGCTGCAAATAAGGATATTCTGCCAGGAAATAATCTTGCAGCCGTGATCTG TAATGGCAAGATGTACTATGGGATCCTTGGCGACTCTAATGGGGATGACCCCCAAATTACTGGTGAAGCATCGTGGCTGATGGCGAGGACATGCTTCCCTAAGGAGGATCTACAGGGGAACAATGCCCATTCGTCGAAAGATGTCACCTGTAAGTGTTCTTGTTGGCTTAACGTCTTAGGGAAGGAGCTGCTCACGAATCGCAAAGATATTCTTTTCACTGGCAAAGATGCTGTTCTTCCTGATAACGCCATGGATAAAACTTATATCACAGATTTCGACACTCTGAGATCTATGGGCGACAAGCTTGTCCGAGCTCTTGCCTCAAACATGGACAAATCAGCTTCATCTGAATCTCCAGCTACAAGCTTATGGGCAGGCCGGGGAGGTACGTATTGTTCTAAGATAGAACTTTAA
- a CDS encoding fungal-specific transcription factor domain-containing protein, translated as MTAATASRGTKASSAVSKTRPRSLGGCATCRSRHVKCDESRPSCLVCRNLGLTCDKYEIRLVFDAIDTQGSRCRRPLFTEDMRQRMSKELVDSVNPDDAATLLLQIDDQCEEQEQHPDSYFDTYLGPFGAFRAPRPELEPTEGLTCPSIKPPSYQHVPIADDFNTAFEEALINDPLMECLFGGIDVNATGDFQTESFFNITGTENHERSSQQSVTESSEMLMDLPSLSQHIQYTPTIPNLAPADAPFLLSVYKSQVVTSFSPVQSTKSPWHILHVPSAMGTFAQLTMGEQPGNAQLCIFYAILATGAYMQRAVSTSQGHREYWQRQSESYAVSAQNYLKVALQDMSATLKKSKYKDILIALMCMNTVFAYQGNEDRIRRCLLDCENWIRFRGIPKTRKSRKVRLLHHCYVYLRIFYESTSMSHVRGSSMQQEMNESPDTITSVASSPSFRLRQWEGRLDQRMNELKEQHLGENDIHLEIPGRWDSTMYPHVFGMPETLLFLLSQVTRLGNERDMSDLDGGSNILDFRQFSSRARSLERYICTWRPSSSPFHGEDNEDDDLNGNGAFKANTILSSHMVLALHKALLVFFYRRIYDVDPTILQDRVWQVQDSLSRCDRGDIPTAPLLWAAFVAACEALDPTLRDWFTNWFNRSFKASGLQNFKFALNIAKQVWEKQGRSLSSDNSTSWPQVMRDSGMSMFYV; from the exons ATGACCGCTGCGACTGCTTCCCGAGGGACCAAGGCGTCTTCTGCCGTGTCAAAAACCCGACCTAGGTCCTTAGGAGGCTGTGCCACATGTCGTAGCCGTCATGTAAAATGTGACGAAAGTCGTCCCTCATGCTTAGTGTGTCGAAATCTGGGCTTGACCTGTGACAAGTACGAGATTAGGCTCGTGTTTGATGCAATTGACACGCAAGGTTCACGATGCCGTCGACCTTTGTTTACGGAAGACATGCGGCAGAGGATGAGTAAAGAGCTGGTAGACAGCGTGAATCCAGATGACGCAGCCACTTTGCTGCTTCAGATTGATGATCAGTGCGAAGAACAGGAGCAACATCCCGATAGCTATTTCGATACTTACCTAGGGCCATTTGGTGCCTTCCGCGCACCTCGGCCAGAGCTGGAGCCTACTGAAGGGCTGACATGCCCTTCCATAAAGCCTCCATCATATCAGCATGTTCCTATCGCAGATGATTTCAACACGGCGTTCGAGGAAGCCTTGATCAATGACCCTCTTATGGAATGTCTTTTTGGGGGGATAGATGTAAATGCCACAGGCGACTTCCAAACggaaagcttcttcaacattACTGGGACAGAAAATCACGAACGTTCATCACAGCAGTCTGTGACTGAGAGCTCAGAAATGTTGATGGATCTGCCATCATTGTCCCAACATATCCAGTACACGCCAACTATTCCCAATCTGGCTCCGGCGGATGCCCCTTTTCTGTTATCAGTATATAAAAGCCAGGTGGTCACATCATTCTCCCCGGTCCAATCCACAAAGTCTCCCTGGCATATTCTTCACGTGCCGAGTGCCATGGGGACTTTCGCTCAGTTAACCATGGGGGAGCAGCCAGGTAATGCACAGTTGTGTATCTTCTATGCAATACTAGCTACTGGTGCTTACATGCAGCGTGCAGTTTCAACGTCGCAAGGGCATCGTGAATACTGGCAAAGGCAATCAGAGTCATACGCTGTTTCCGCTCAGAATTATCTCAAGGTGGCACTTCAAGATATGTCAGCTACCCTGAAAAAGAGTAAATACAAAGACATCCTCATCGCTTTAATGTGTATGAACACCGTCTTC GCATATCAGGGTAATGAAGATCGCATTAGGAGATGTCTCCTGGACTGTGAAAATTGGATTCGCTTCCGTGGTATACCTAAGACACGTAAATCACGGAAAGTACGACTGTTACACCACTGTTATGTGTATCTCCGCATCTTCTATGAGAGCACATCAATGTCGCATGTAAGGGGCTCCAGTATGCAACAAGAGATGAATGAATCGCCAGATACCATTACGTCCGTGGCTTCTAGTCCCTCTTTTCGTCTTCGGCAATGGGAAGGCCGACTTGATCAGAGAATGAATGAACTAAAAGAACAGCATTTGGGTGAGAATGACATCCACCTTGAGATCCCGGGTCGATGGGATTCTACGATGTACCCTCATGTGTTTGGTATGCCAGAGACTCTTTTATTCTTGCTGTCCCAAGTGACGCGCCTGGGGAATGAGCGAGACATGTCCGATCTAGACGGTGGGTCAAATATCCTGGACTTTAGACAGTTTTCTTCACGGGCTCGGAGCCTTGAAcggtatatatgtacatggagaccctcctcttcccctttccacggcgaagacaatgaagacgacgactTGAATGGGAATGGTGCTTTTAAGGCCAACACTATACTGAGCAGTCATATGGTCCTTGCTCTGCACAAAGCACTGCTGGTCTTCTTCTACCGGCGAATATACGATGTGGATCCAACTATACTGCAAGATAGGGTCTGGCAGGTTCAAGACTCTTTGTCACGATGTGATCGTGGCGATATCCCTACCGCCCCTTTGTTGTGGGCTGCATTCGTCGCAGCCTGTGAAGCGCTGGACCCAACCCTACGAGACTGGTTCACGAACTGGTTTAATAGGTCGTTCAAAGCAAGTGGGTTACAGAACTTCAAGTTCGCCCTTAACATAGCCAAGCAAGTTTGGGAAAAGCAAGGGCGATCTTTGAGTAGCGATAATAGTACTAGCTGGCCACAGGTTATGCGGGACAGCGGCATGAGTATGTTTTATgtctga
- a CDS encoding putative extracellular phytase, whose translation MKNLTFGVYLTALAGVGSAAPHFSSSSSGPASAPTGATYASGFDMTKSWANLSPYKNADTFGVPKGMPQGCELSQVHVLHRHAERFPTSNLLDGRGMGDFASKLVNYTKAKPGKMVAKGPLKFLNDWEYVIGENTLMENGAATEDASGADFWIKYGRLLYRPGRDNVAAWNESLNVYPNGTARPKPVFRTTSQGRILESARWWLSKLFSGFFGNSGANSSYDQYDLVVIPETTGFFNNTLASYVSCLGDKTAGDESAQVFIPRYTKNALSRLASYLPEDFNLTAYDVLAMQNLCVYENTSLGGSFFCSLFTEQEWKDFAYNVDIQYYGNFAFGSPTGRAQGIGYVLELAARLEGKLIHSSDTSINSTYDDNTAQFPLGQPFYMDMSHDDIILSVISALGLEHFKYGPHGLPINIDHAPSNRTFALNDLTPFGARFMSEVWTCPSNVSFDSLDPILYVNPRLESTRNTKRYIRFVLNNAPLPLDGLVGCEDSQNGFCAVDGFLSGVPTLKENAKYQEACFGEYPTGKQVEDGVPYS comes from the exons ATGAAGAACCTTACCTTTGGCGTATACCTCACTGCTCTGGCAGGCGTGGGTTCTGCTGCACCCCATTTTTCGTCCAGTTCGTCGGGCCCTGCATCTGCACCCACTGGTGCTACCTATGCATCGGGCTTTGACATGACCAAAAGCTGGGCCAACCTGAGTCCATACAAGAATGCGGATACTTTCGGTGTTCCCAAGGGTATGCCGCAGGGCTGTGAGCTGTCACAAGTCCATGTGCTTCATCGCCATGCCGAGCGGTTTCCTACCAGCAATCTCTTGGATGGGAGAGGCATGGGAGATTTTGCCTCCAAGTTGGTCAACTATACCAAAGCCAAGCCAGGAAAGATGGTGGCTAAAGGCCCTCTGAAGTTCCTGAACGATTGGGAGTATGTGATTGGAGAAAATACATTGATGGAAAACGGTGCTGCTACTGAAGATGCATCCGGGGCCGACTTTTGGATCAAATACGGCAGGCTGTTATATCGCCCTGGCCGTGATAATGTGGCGGCCTGGAATGAGTCCCTCAATGTCTACCCCAATGGTACAGCACGACCAAAGCCCGTATTCCGTACCACATCCCAGGGGCGAATTTTGGAGAGTGCCCGCTGGTGGCTCAGTAAGCTTTTCA GTGGTTTCTTTGGCAACAGTGGTGCCAACAGCTCCTATGACCAGTATGATTTGGTTGTCATTCCAGAGACAACAGGTTTTTTCAATAATACTCTGGCTTCTTATGTTTCTTGTCTTGGGGACAAGACTGCCGG CGATGAGTCTGCCCAGGTATTCATTCCTCGATATACCAAGAACGCTCTCTCCAGGCTGGCCAGTTACCTTCCCGAAGACTTCAATTTGACGGCCTACGATGTGCTTGCAATGCAAAACCTCTGTGTTTATGAGAACACAAGTCTAGGGGGGTCATTCTTCTGCTCCCTGTTCACCGAACAAGAGTGGAAGGACTTCGCCTATAATGTCGACATCCAGTACTATGGCAACTTCGCATTCGGCTCCCCGACTGGCCGTGCCCAAGGCATCGGCTACGTCCTGGAGCTCGCAGCTAGACTCGAAGGAAAGCTGATTCACTCTAGTGACACCAGCATCAACTCTACCTACGATGACAACACCGCCCAGTTCCCCCTGGGCCAGCCATTCTATATGGATATGTCCCATGATGATATCATTCTCTCAGTCATCTCCGCTCTCGGTCTTGAGCACTTCAAGTACGGCCCCCATGGTCTGCCAATCAACATAGACCACGCACCCTCCAACCGGACATTTGCCCTTAATGACCTGACTCCGTTCGGTGCACGATTCATGTCTGAGGTCTGGACTTGTCCCAGCAATGTTTCGTTTGACTCTTTGGATCCGATCCTCTATGTCAACCCTCGCCTAGAGTCCACGCGTAACACCAAGAGATACATCCGCTTTGTGCTTAACAATGCCCCACTACCTCTGGATGGACTGGTCGGATGTGAGGATTCTCAAAATGGTTTCTGCGCGGTCGATGGGTTCTTGAGTGGCGTCCCGACTCTGAAGGAGAATGCCAAGTACCAGGAGGCTTGTTTTGGTGAATATCCCACGGGGAAACAGGTAGAAGATGGTGTGCCATACTCATAG